One Osmerus eperlanus chromosome 16, fOsmEpe2.1, whole genome shotgun sequence DNA segment encodes these proteins:
- the LOC134036019 gene encoding TGF-beta receptor type-1-like produces MRCNLICLVLLIGPYIHISAGLQCHCQWCSNSTCHTDGLCFTSLVHLEGRVVSQNAMCIPEAELFPKGRPFVCAHSKRDNREVIPVCCDTDMCNRDPDPDDYPMPTEQTPPLSPVTLAAVIAGPVCVLCLVLLLVVYVCHSRAVLHHRVPSQEDPALDHPFLADGSTLKDLIYDMTTSGSGSGLPLLVQRTIARTIILQESIGKGRFGEVWRGRWRGEEVAVKIFSSREERSWFREAEIYQTVMLRHENILGFIAADNKDNGTWTQLWLVSDYHEHGSLFDYLNRYTVTVEGMIKLSLSTASGLAHLHMEIVGTQGKPAIAHRDLKSKNILVKKNGTCCIADLGLAVRHDSATDTIDIAPNHRVGTKRYMAPEVLDDSINMKHFESFKRADIYAMGLVFWEIARRCSIGGIHEDYQLPYYDLVQSDPSVEEMRRVVCDQKLRANIPNRWQSCEVLRVMAKIMRECWYANGAARLTALRIKKSLSQLSQQEGIKM; encoded by the exons ATGCGCTGTAATCTAATATGTTTAGTCCTGTTGATTGGACCGTATATCCACATATCTGCTG GTCTGCAGTGTCACTGCCAGTGGTGCTCCAACAGCACGTGTCACACGGACGGCCTGTGCTTCACCTCCCTGGTGCACCTGGAGGGCCGCGTGGTGTCCCAGAATGCCATGTGCATCCCGGAGGCCGAGCTGTTCCCCAAGGGCCGGCCCTTCGTGTGCGCCCACTCCAAGAGGGACAACCGCGAGGTCATCCCCGTGTGCTGCGACACGGACATGTGTAACCGCGACCCCGACCCCGACGACTACCCAA tgccGACAGAGCAGACCCCGCCCCTAAGCCCGGTGACGCTGGCGGCGGTGATCGCGGGCCCGGTGTGCGTGCTGtgcctggtgctgctgctggtggtgtaCGTGTGCCACAGCCGGGCCGTGCTGCACCACCGCGTGCCCAGCCAGGAGGACCCCGCCCTGGACCACCCCTTCCTGGCCGACGGCTCCACCCTCAAAGACCTCATCTACGACATGACCACCTCCGGCTCAGGCTCAG GCCTGCCCCTGCTGGTGCAGAGGACCATCGCCAGGACCATCATCCTGCAGGAGAGCATCGGGAAGGGCCGCTTCGGCGAGGTGTGGCGGGGCCGCTGGAGGGGCGAGGAGGTGGCGGTGAAGATCTTCTCATCGCGGGAGGAGCGCTCCTGGTTCCGCGAGGCCGAGATCTACCAGACCGTCATGCTGCGCCACGAGAACATCCTGGGCTTCATCGCCGCCGACAACAAAG ataaCGGCACGTGGACCCAGCTGTGGCTGGTGTCGGACTACCATGAGCACGGCTCCCTGTTTGACTACCTGAACCGCTACACGGTGACGGTGGAGGGCATGATCAAGCTGTCCCTGTCCACCGCCAGCGGCCTGGCCCACCTGCACATGGAGATCGTCGGCACCCAAG gtaagCCAGCGATCGCCCACAGAGACCTGAAGTCCAAGAACATCCTGGTGAAGAAGAACGGGACCTGCTGCATCGCTGACCTGGGACTGGCTGTCCGCCACGACTCGGCCACCGACACCATCGACATCGCACCCAATCACAGAGTAGGAACCAAGAG GTACATGGCTCCAGAGGTGCTGGACGACTCCATCAACATGAAGCATTTTGAGTCTTTCAAGAGGGCCGACATCTACGCCATGGGTCTggtcttctgggagatagcACGCCGCTGCTCGAtaggag GTATCCATGAGGACTACCAGCTACCCTACTATGACCTGGTCCAATCAGATCCCtcagtggaggagatgaggagggtggtgtgtgacCAGAAACTGAGAGCAAACATCCCCAACAGGTGGCAGAGCTGTGAG GTTCTGCGTGTGATGGCCAAGATCATGAGGGAGTGTTGGTATGCTAACGGAGCCGCCCGCCTCACCGCGCTGCGCATCAAGAAGTCCCTGTCTCAGCTCAGCCAGCAGGAGGGTATCAAGATGTAA